The following are encoded together in the Pirellulales bacterium genome:
- a CDS encoding chloride channel protein has translation MDAPQSQPPAAQPTPAEPPRIELPPISGLLLAGLAIGVGVIAGFGAVFFRALISLFHNLLFLGKLSLYYDANLHTPPFWLSGWEWLVIFVPVMGSVGVAWLVQNFAPEAKGHGVPEVMEAIGYRGGIIRPVVAAVKSLASGLSIGSGGSVGREGPIIQIGAAFGSTLGQIVSMTPQQRITLIAAGGGAGIAATFNTPIGGVLFAVELLLPIVSAATLMPVALAVAVATHIGRYFFGTFPSFNVPALRVPDFTLDSLGLAPVLIVAGVLLGLLAALFVRSIYWFEDRFDSLPGNYYTRHMLGMLCVGLLMYAMMTRTTGFEGGGHYFVQGVGYATIDDVLRGTLTAPGLLLLLVATKLLATSLTLGSGASGGVFSPLLFLGATAGASLGALAGNFTPHMTLTPAAMGVVGMAAMVGSATGAILTAIVMLFEMTRDYNVVLPIIITLAIADAVRRYVCPPTIYTLKLLRRGDIVAPGQISRS, from the coding sequence ATGGATGCGCCGCAATCTCAACCGCCGGCAGCTCAACCGACGCCGGCCGAACCGCCCCGGATCGAATTGCCACCGATCAGCGGCCTGCTCCTGGCGGGGTTAGCCATTGGGGTGGGGGTGATTGCCGGGTTTGGGGCGGTGTTTTTTCGGGCGCTGATCAGCCTGTTTCATAACTTGCTGTTTCTGGGAAAGTTGTCGTTGTATTACGACGCCAATTTGCACACGCCGCCATTTTGGCTGAGCGGCTGGGAATGGCTGGTGATTTTTGTTCCCGTGATGGGGTCGGTCGGCGTGGCGTGGCTGGTGCAAAATTTTGCTCCGGAAGCCAAAGGGCACGGCGTGCCGGAAGTGATGGAAGCCATCGGCTACCGCGGCGGAATCATTCGGCCGGTGGTGGCAGCGGTGAAATCGCTGGCATCGGGGTTGTCGATCGGCAGCGGCGGTTCGGTGGGACGTGAAGGGCCGATTATTCAGATTGGGGCCGCCTTCGGTTCTACGTTGGGGCAGATTGTTTCGATGACGCCGCAGCAGCGGATTACGCTGATCGCTGCCGGCGGGGGAGCAGGCATTGCGGCTACGTTCAACACTCCGATTGGCGGCGTATTGTTTGCCGTGGAACTTTTGCTACCGATCGTCAGTGCCGCCACGTTAATGCCCGTGGCGCTGGCCGTGGCCGTGGCGACGCACATTGGGCGGTATTTCTTCGGGACGTTTCCCTCGTTTAACGTGCCGGCGCTACGGGTTCCCGATTTCACCTTGGATAGTTTGGGCTTGGCGCCGGTGCTGATTGTGGCGGGGGTGTTGTTGGGCCTATTGGCCGCGCTGTTTGTGCGGTCGATTTATTGGTTTGAAGACCGCTTCGACTCGCTGCCGGGCAATTATTACACGCGGCACATGCTGGGGATGTTATGTGTGGGCCTGTTGATGTATGCGATGATGACACGAACCACGGGATTCGAAGGCGGCGGGCATTATTTTGTGCAAGGCGTGGGTTACGCCACGATTGACGACGTGCTGCGGGGTACGTTGACTGCCCCGGGACTGCTGTTGCTGCTGGTTGCAACCAAGCTATTAGCCACGAGCTTGACGCTGGGATCGGGGGCGTCGGGCGGGGTGTTTTCGCCATTGTTGTTTTTGGGTGCGACGGCCGGGGCCTCGCTGGGAGCGCTGGCGGGGAACTTCACCCCGCACATGACGCTTACTCCGGCTGCCATGGGAGTGGTCGGCATGGCGGCGATGGTGGGCAGCGCCACGGGAGCCATTTTGACGGCCATTGTGATGCTATTTGAAATGACGCGCGATTACAACGTGGTGCTGCCGATTATCATCACGCTGGCGATAGCCGACGCGGTGCGGCGCTACGTTTGCCCGCCGACCATTTATACGCTGAAGTTGCTGCGGCGGGGGGACATTGTGGCGCCGGGACAGATTAGCCGGTCGTAG
- a CDS encoding FAD-dependent oxidoreductase yields MHIENYQNLVIGSGVGGKLIGWTLAKRGQKTAVVERSMIGGSCPNVSCLPSKNVIFSAKAVSLVDPQTGLGVTTGKLEVDMPGVARRKRKMVADLVQMHLQNFKASGAELIMGNAKFIAPKTVEVTLNDGGLRQIRGDRVFLGLGSRAAIPPVPGLVDAAPLTHVEALELERVPQHLVLIGGGYVGLEFAQAMRRFGSRVTIVQMGQQLLEREDADIAAAVEQLMRDEGIDVLPQAQMLEVAGRSGSGVKIRLRVGGSEKTLEASDMLVATGRTPNTDKIDLAKTGVELDPRDFIKVNDRLQTTAADIWAVGDCAGSPMFTHVGEDDFRVVISNLDGGNRTTRDRLIPYCLFTDPELAHVGLSEREAQAKNVSYRLVKYPMAAVLRNFTLSAMRGFAKALIGPDDRILGFTVFGAEASEMMAVVQTAMIANLPYTALRDAIFTHPTAAEGLIGMFSNTPLEPMRN; encoded by the coding sequence ATGCACATCGAGAACTATCAAAACCTCGTCATCGGCAGCGGCGTAGGCGGAAAACTCATCGGTTGGACACTCGCCAAGCGCGGTCAAAAAACCGCCGTCGTCGAACGTTCCATGATCGGGGGCTCTTGCCCGAATGTTTCCTGCCTCCCCAGCAAAAACGTCATCTTTAGCGCCAAGGCCGTGTCCCTCGTCGATCCACAAACAGGCTTGGGTGTTACCACGGGAAAACTTGAAGTCGATATGCCCGGCGTCGCTCGCCGTAAACGGAAAATGGTGGCTGATCTGGTCCAGATGCACCTACAAAACTTCAAAGCCAGCGGTGCCGAACTGATCATGGGCAATGCAAAATTCATCGCCCCTAAAACCGTCGAGGTAACGCTCAACGACGGCGGCTTGCGACAAATTCGCGGCGACCGAGTTTTTCTCGGCCTTGGTTCGCGTGCCGCAATTCCCCCCGTTCCCGGACTGGTCGACGCCGCCCCGCTAACTCATGTTGAAGCTTTGGAGTTGGAGCGCGTGCCCCAACATCTGGTCCTTATCGGCGGCGGTTACGTCGGCTTGGAGTTTGCCCAGGCCATGCGCCGCTTCGGCAGCCGTGTCACCATCGTGCAAATGGGCCAGCAATTGCTCGAACGGGAAGATGCCGACATCGCCGCCGCGGTGGAACAGCTGATGCGCGATGAAGGCATCGACGTATTACCGCAGGCACAAATGCTAGAAGTCGCCGGCCGTTCCGGCAGCGGTGTCAAAATTCGCTTGCGTGTTGGCGGATCGGAAAAAACTTTGGAAGCTTCCGACATGCTCGTGGCCACCGGCCGCACGCCCAATACCGATAAAATCGATCTCGCCAAAACCGGCGTGGAACTCGATCCGCGCGATTTCATCAAAGTCAACGACCGGCTCCAAACCACCGCCGCCGATATTTGGGCCGTCGGCGATTGCGCCGGCAGCCCCATGTTCACGCACGTCGGCGAAGACGACTTTCGCGTGGTCATCAGCAACTTGGATGGCGGCAATCGCACGACCCGCGACCGCCTCATTCCGTATTGCTTATTCACCGATCCGGAACTGGCCCATGTCGGCCTCAGCGAGCGGGAAGCGCAGGCCAAGAACGTATCCTACCGCCTGGTCAAATATCCCATGGCCGCCGTGCTGCGAAACTTCACCCTGTCCGCCATGCGCGGATTTGCCAAAGCCTTGATTGGGCCCGACGACCGCATTCTCGGCTTCACCGTGTTCGGAGCCGAGGCCAGCGAAATGATGGCCGTCGTCCAAACCGCCATGATCGCGAATTTGCCGTACACCGCGCTGCGTGATGCCATTTTCACGCATCCCACCGCCGCCGAAGGCCTCATCGGCATGTTCTCCAACACGCCGCTGGAGCCCATGCGAAATTAG
- the lepA gene encoding translation elongation factor 4 has protein sequence MPDNAHIRNFCIIAHIDHGKSTLADRLIELTGTVQKREMQEQLLDDMDIERERGITIKARAVSMRYQYRGEEYELNLIDTPGHVDFHYEVSRSLSCCEGAVLLVDAFQGVEAQTVANALAAMEHNLVIVPALNKVDLKNARPDEVTLEMEQVLGIKPDEVLHTSGKTGVGVAELLEAIVQRIPPPQGDPAAPLQAMLFDSHYDDYRGAIAYVRLMQGTAEKGQKIRFLRAEATYEILELGQFVPERKAVDKLVAGEVGYLICNIKDIKDIHIGDTVTVPGDNAAPALPGYRPPQRMVYCGLYPSDGENFEELRDALGKLAINDPSFEFTPETSEALGFGFRCGFLGLLHMEIIQQRLEQEAILDLVQTAPNVTYQITTRNGEELEIHNPQDVPDAGQIEEFRQPVVRVNFVLPVEYIGPVMQLCTDRRGTYKRTEYLGPTRAMITFDLPLAEVIYDLHDKLKSVTRGYGTMDYELIGYVPADLVRMDILVGGKKVDALSIICDRRDADRRGRAIVKKLRTEIDRHMFEIALQAAIGSRIIARETISAMRKNVTAKCYGGDITRKRKLWAKQREGKKRMKSIGSVDIPQKAFLAVLESGDKE, from the coding sequence ATGCCCGATAACGCCCATATTCGCAATTTCTGCATCATCGCCCATATCGATCACGGCAAAAGCACGCTGGCCGACCGGCTGATCGAACTGACCGGCACGGTCCAAAAGCGCGAAATGCAAGAGCAACTGCTGGATGACATGGATATCGAGCGCGAACGGGGCATCACGATAAAAGCCCGGGCCGTGTCGATGCGTTATCAGTATCGGGGGGAAGAATACGAGTTGAATTTGATCGACACGCCGGGGCATGTTGATTTTCATTATGAAGTTTCGCGCAGTCTGAGCTGCTGCGAAGGTGCGGTGCTGCTGGTCGATGCTTTTCAAGGCGTGGAGGCTCAGACGGTGGCCAACGCCTTGGCGGCGATGGAGCATAATTTAGTGATCGTGCCGGCGCTCAATAAAGTCGACCTCAAGAATGCCCGGCCCGATGAAGTGACGCTGGAAATGGAGCAGGTGCTGGGCATCAAGCCGGACGAAGTGCTGCACACCAGCGGCAAAACCGGCGTCGGGGTGGCAGAACTGTTGGAAGCCATTGTGCAGCGCATTCCGCCGCCGCAGGGTGACCCCGCCGCGCCGCTGCAGGCGATGTTGTTCGATTCGCACTATGACGATTATCGCGGGGCCATCGCTTATGTGCGGCTGATGCAAGGAACGGCCGAGAAGGGGCAAAAAATTCGCTTCTTGCGCGCCGAAGCAACCTACGAAATTCTGGAGCTGGGCCAGTTTGTTCCGGAACGCAAAGCGGTGGACAAGTTGGTGGCGGGCGAAGTGGGCTATTTGATTTGCAACATTAAAGACATCAAAGATATTCACATCGGCGATACAGTCACGGTGCCCGGCGACAACGCCGCCCCCGCCCTGCCCGGCTATCGTCCGCCGCAGCGAATGGTGTATTGCGGTTTGTATCCGTCCGATGGCGAAAACTTCGAGGAGCTGCGCGATGCGCTGGGCAAGCTGGCGATCAATGATCCCAGCTTCGAATTCACGCCCGAAACCAGCGAAGCACTGGGCTTCGGCTTTCGCTGCGGCTTCCTGGGCCTGTTGCACATGGAAATTATTCAGCAGCGGCTGGAGCAGGAAGCGATTTTAGATTTAGTGCAAACGGCGCCGAACGTGACGTATCAAATTACCACTCGCAACGGCGAGGAGCTGGAAATTCACAACCCGCAAGATGTGCCCGACGCCGGACAAATTGAGGAATTCCGCCAGCCGGTGGTGCGCGTAAATTTTGTGCTGCCGGTGGAATACATTGGCCCGGTGATGCAGTTATGCACCGATCGACGGGGCACGTATAAACGCACCGAATATCTCGGTCCCACGCGGGCGATGATCACCTTCGATCTGCCGCTGGCCGAAGTGATTTACGACCTGCACGACAAACTGAAAAGCGTGACGCGCGGTTATGGCACGATGGATTACGAGTTGATCGGCTATGTGCCGGCCGATTTGGTGCGGATGGATATTTTGGTCGGCGGCAAAAAGGTTGATGCGCTGTCCATCATTTGCGATCGTCGCGATGCCGACCGCCGGGGCCGGGCCATCGTGAAAAAGCTGCGCACCGAAATCGACCGGCACATGTTCGAAATCGCGCTGCAAGCCGCCATTGGGAGCCGCATTATCGCCCGCGAAACCATTTCCGCCATGCGCAAAAACGTAACGGCCAAATGCTACGGCGGCGACATCACCCGCAAGCGCAAACTGTGGGCCAAGCAGCGCGAGGGGAAGAAACGGATGAAATCGATCGGCAGCGTCGACATTCCACAAAAGGCGTTTCTGGCCGTGCTGGAATCGGGGGATAAGGAGTAG
- a CDS encoding Gfo/Idh/MocA family oxidoreductase, with amino-acid sequence MPIRSTQPPVRIAIVGAGKVSDYHHVPGIRLDSRAKLVAACDADAKLLEARRREWQIDKITTDFEKICADREIDAVIIATPNFTHRPIALAAARAGKHIMCEKPLGLNAAEVREMYTAARDCGVVHMTAFTYRFAPAMRYLRQLVKNGALGTPRHFRSQRFLDWPETSWAWRQYKDKAGAGDLFDMTIHRIDFAIDLLGPIERVCGAVARFTERTITADGQPCPASNVDDWSSLLGEFSCGATGVWEGTTLAKGYGRNGFGHEWAEINGSEGSAVYQLHLPNTILLGKTGSDLAPQPVPAELLKPAGSPRDPGQGEPVTVFRYDLMWEFVSAIVEGRDAVPSFYDGLNSQIVADAVLQSHAERRWIDTPLGER; translated from the coding sequence ATGCCCATTCGTTCTACCCAGCCGCCGGTGCGGATTGCGATTGTCGGGGCGGGGAAGGTGAGCGATTACCATCATGTGCCGGGCATCCGGCTTGATTCGCGCGCGAAGCTGGTCGCCGCTTGCGATGCCGATGCGAAATTGCTGGAAGCGCGGCGTCGGGAATGGCAGATCGACAAAATCACGACCGATTTTGAAAAAATCTGCGCCGATCGGGAAATCGATGCGGTGATTATCGCCACGCCGAATTTCACGCATCGGCCAATCGCCCTGGCAGCCGCGCGGGCGGGCAAGCACATCATGTGTGAAAAGCCGCTGGGCTTGAACGCCGCCGAAGTGCGCGAAATGTATACGGCGGCGCGCGATTGCGGCGTGGTACACATGACGGCGTTCACGTATCGCTTTGCGCCGGCGATGCGGTATTTGCGGCAGCTTGTGAAAAACGGGGCGCTGGGCACGCCGCGGCACTTTCGCAGTCAGCGGTTTTTGGACTGGCCCGAAACGAGCTGGGCCTGGCGGCAATACAAAGATAAAGCCGGGGCGGGCGATTTGTTCGACATGACGATTCACCGGATCGATTTTGCCATTGATCTCTTGGGGCCGATCGAGCGGGTGTGCGGCGCGGTGGCGCGATTTACGGAGCGCACGATAACGGCGGATGGACAGCCGTGCCCGGCGTCGAACGTGGACGATTGGTCCAGTCTGTTGGGGGAATTTTCGTGCGGCGCAACGGGCGTGTGGGAAGGGACCACGCTAGCAAAGGGGTACGGGCGCAACGGCTTCGGTCACGAATGGGCGGAAATCAACGGGTCGGAAGGGAGCGCGGTGTATCAACTGCACTTGCCCAACACCATTCTTCTTGGGAAAACAGGCAGCGACTTAGCGCCGCAGCCGGTACCAGCCGAGCTGCTGAAACCGGCCGGCAGCCCGCGCGATCCGGGCCAAGGGGAGCCGGTGACGGTGTTTCGTTACGATTTGATGTGGGAGTTTGTTTCGGCGATTGTCGAGGGGCGCGACGCCGTGCCGAGTTTTTACGACGGATTGAATTCGCAGATTGTGGCCGACGCGGTGCTGCAATCGCACGCCGAGCGCCGGTGGATCGACACGCCGCTGGGGGAGAGGTAG
- a CDS encoding beta-ketoacyl-ACP synthase III, whose translation MADAPEQNLKAPLRRLTGVRVIGTGSFLPEPVVRNEDLTQYGCDPQWIFERSGIRERRHAPPGVYTSDLAVAAARKALDRAGVAAGDIDLLVLGTFTPDLPVPSTACQVQHKLGLRCPAFDVSAACAGFVYALVTGSQFVGTGCSRTALVIGADTTSRIVEPQDKKTYPLFGDGAGAVLLARGSEEQGLIAYTMGSDGSGEDVLCMKAGGSRRPTSAETVERREHYMRMEGRSVFKWAIRVIDRSVRDVLEHAKLTTDDVDLVVLHQANVRILDAAAEELDIDRRKIFVNLEKYGNTSAGSIPLALDEAVQQGRIRRGSNVLVCGFGAGLAWGTALWRW comes from the coding sequence ATGGCCGATGCTCCTGAACAAAATTTGAAAGCTCCGCTGCGGCGGTTGACCGGCGTGCGGGTGATCGGCACAGGCAGCTTTTTGCCCGAGCCCGTGGTGCGGAACGAAGATTTGACGCAGTATGGATGCGACCCACAATGGATTTTCGAGCGCAGTGGCATCCGCGAGCGGCGACACGCACCGCCGGGTGTTTATACCAGCGACTTGGCGGTGGCTGCGGCCCGTAAGGCGCTGGACCGCGCCGGCGTGGCGGCGGGGGACATCGATCTGTTGGTGTTGGGCACCTTTACGCCCGATTTGCCGGTGCCGTCGACCGCTTGCCAAGTTCAGCACAAGTTGGGGTTGCGCTGCCCGGCGTTCGATGTATCGGCGGCGTGTGCTGGCTTTGTGTACGCCTTGGTGACCGGCTCGCAATTCGTGGGCACCGGCTGCAGCCGGACGGCGCTGGTAATTGGGGCCGACACCACGTCGCGGATTGTGGAGCCGCAGGACAAAAAAACCTATCCGTTGTTTGGCGACGGAGCGGGCGCCGTGCTGTTGGCGCGCGGCAGCGAGGAGCAAGGATTGATTGCTTACACGATGGGTTCCGACGGCTCCGGCGAAGACGTGCTGTGCATGAAAGCGGGCGGTTCGCGCCGGCCCACCAGTGCGGAAACCGTGGAGCGGCGCGAGCATTACATGCGGATGGAAGGCCGAAGCGTGTTCAAATGGGCGATTCGCGTGATCGACCGTTCGGTGCGCGACGTGCTGGAGCACGCCAAGCTGACGACCGACGATGTCGATTTGGTGGTGCTGCACCAGGCGAATGTGCGGATTTTGGACGCGGCGGCGGAGGAATTGGATATCGACCGGCGCAAGATATTTGTCAACTTGGAAAAGTATGGCAACACTTCGGCCGGGAGCATACCCCTGGCGCTGGACGAAGCCGTGCAACAAGGGCGCATCCGCCGCGGAAGCAATGTATTAGTTTGTGGCTTCGGCGCGGGGTTGGCGTGGGGCACCGCGCTGTGGCGGTGGTGA